A window of Corvus hawaiiensis isolate bCorHaw1 chromosome 17, bCorHaw1.pri.cur, whole genome shotgun sequence contains these coding sequences:
- the LOC125334998 gene encoding uncharacterized protein LOC125334998 isoform X1, translating to MPAVTFPYCSLCSRWAALMSAKLYVLISWPDGSRVINIENIKEPCKPFHLYTVGEQVLARCPGFSGLYWGVVEGISEHKDILEKKLLEDRHLLEKLKEEPAVHSMMAVPPKKSRKTFPKWTPGNAPRKYPSDRTYPSKPLLRVAEASLPHDAGSSSILRDRCVLGSVAGSSHSLAAPPHPASAFTPPSTFITMAMPGPGASQSEEDRAGPAARDYVALPMKRKSDGILSPCQQHICLNSREEQKIDALQETDGFERVHKNFSSGEMERVEKMEQLERMVLDLQQDVLSLKKKVQRLESLSFQEEPHRQPCEVVELFNGYTKEQLKETIRFDQKISTACKTLLYKLFTSDYIQSHSITGRRGNTFREAKPMMDERCIKIIRVLLKQKFGDHLSDTVITEKIQNVQKALRQKFKTECL from the exons ATGCCTGCGGTGACATTCCCAtactgctccctctgctccaggtgGGCAGCCCTGATGTCGGCCAAGCTCTACGTGCTCATCAGCTGGCCCGACGGCAGCCGGGTCATCAACATCGAGAACATCAAGGAGCCCTGCAAACCCTTCCACCTCTACACGGTGGGGGAGCAGGTCCTGGCCCGCTGCCCCGGCTTCAGTGGGCTGTACTGGGGTGTGGTGGAAGGCATAAGTG AGCATAAAGATATTTTGGagaagaagctgctggaagacCGACACCTCCTGGAGAAGTTAA AAGAAGAACCGGCCGTCCACAGCATGATGGCAGtcccaccaaaaaaatccaggaaaaccTTCCCAAAATGGACCCCGGGGAATGCACCCAGGAAATaccccagtgacaggacctatccctcaaagccactgctgaggGTGGCTGAGGCCAGCCTGCCTCATGACGCTGGCAGCTCCTCCATTCTCAGGGACAGGTGTGTCCTGGGAAGTGTGGCAGGAAGCTCCCACTCGCTGGCAGCTCCTCCCCACCCAGCCAGCGCCTTCACACCTCCATCCACCTTCATCACCATGGCCATGCCGGGGCCAGGGGCTTCCCAGAGTGAAGAGGACAGGGCTGGTCCAGCTGCCAGAG ATTACGTTGCCCTTCCAATGAAGAGGAAGTCAGATGGCATCTTGTCCCCGTGCCAGCAGCACATCTGTCTGAACAG CCGTGAAGAGCAAAAGATTGATGCTTTGCAAGAGACGGATGGCTTCGAGAGGGTTCACAAAAATTTCAGTTCTGGTGAGATGGAAAG gGTGGAAAagatggagcagctggagaggatggTGTTGGACCTCCAACAGGATGTCCTCTCTCTGAAGaagaaagtgcagaggctggAATCCCTGTCCTTCCAGGAGGAGCCCCACCGGCAGCCGTGCGAGGTGGTGGAGCTCTTCAACGGCTACACCAAGGAGCAGCTCAAAGAGACCATCAGGTTTGACCAGAAAATCAGCACAGCCTGCAAAACCCTGCTCTACAAACTCTTCACCTCTGACTACATCCAGAGCCACTCCATCACAGGGCGCAGGGGCAACACCTTCCGGGAGGCAAAGCCCATGATGGATGAACGCTGCATCAAAATCATCAGGGTGCTGCTGAAGCAGAAGTTTGGGGATCACCTCAGTGACACCGTGATCACGGAGAAGATCCAGAACGTGCAGAAAGCCCTGAGGCAGAAGTTTAAGACAGAATGTCTCTGA
- the LOC125334998 gene encoding uncharacterized protein LOC125334998 isoform X2 — translation MPAVTFPYCSLCSRWAALMSAKLYVLISWPDGSRVINIENIKEPCKPFHLYTVGEQVLARCPGFSGLYWGVVEGISEHKDILEKKLLEDRHLLEKLKEPAVHSMMAVPPKKSRKTFPKWTPGNAPRKYPSDRTYPSKPLLRVAEASLPHDAGSSSILRDRCVLGSVAGSSHSLAAPPHPASAFTPPSTFITMAMPGPGASQSEEDRAGPAARDYVALPMKRKSDGILSPCQQHICLNSREEQKIDALQETDGFERVHKNFSSGEMERVEKMEQLERMVLDLQQDVLSLKKKVQRLESLSFQEEPHRQPCEVVELFNGYTKEQLKETIRFDQKISTACKTLLYKLFTSDYIQSHSITGRRGNTFREAKPMMDERCIKIIRVLLKQKFGDHLSDTVITEKIQNVQKALRQKFKTECL, via the exons ATGCCTGCGGTGACATTCCCAtactgctccctctgctccaggtgGGCAGCCCTGATGTCGGCCAAGCTCTACGTGCTCATCAGCTGGCCCGACGGCAGCCGGGTCATCAACATCGAGAACATCAAGGAGCCCTGCAAACCCTTCCACCTCTACACGGTGGGGGAGCAGGTCCTGGCCCGCTGCCCCGGCTTCAGTGGGCTGTACTGGGGTGTGGTGGAAGGCATAAGTG AGCATAAAGATATTTTGGagaagaagctgctggaagacCGACACCTCCTGGAGAAGTTAA AAGAACCGGCCGTCCACAGCATGATGGCAGtcccaccaaaaaaatccaggaaaaccTTCCCAAAATGGACCCCGGGGAATGCACCCAGGAAATaccccagtgacaggacctatccctcaaagccactgctgaggGTGGCTGAGGCCAGCCTGCCTCATGACGCTGGCAGCTCCTCCATTCTCAGGGACAGGTGTGTCCTGGGAAGTGTGGCAGGAAGCTCCCACTCGCTGGCAGCTCCTCCCCACCCAGCCAGCGCCTTCACACCTCCATCCACCTTCATCACCATGGCCATGCCGGGGCCAGGGGCTTCCCAGAGTGAAGAGGACAGGGCTGGTCCAGCTGCCAGAG ATTACGTTGCCCTTCCAATGAAGAGGAAGTCAGATGGCATCTTGTCCCCGTGCCAGCAGCACATCTGTCTGAACAG CCGTGAAGAGCAAAAGATTGATGCTTTGCAAGAGACGGATGGCTTCGAGAGGGTTCACAAAAATTTCAGTTCTGGTGAGATGGAAAG gGTGGAAAagatggagcagctggagaggatggTGTTGGACCTCCAACAGGATGTCCTCTCTCTGAAGaagaaagtgcagaggctggAATCCCTGTCCTTCCAGGAGGAGCCCCACCGGCAGCCGTGCGAGGTGGTGGAGCTCTTCAACGGCTACACCAAGGAGCAGCTCAAAGAGACCATCAGGTTTGACCAGAAAATCAGCACAGCCTGCAAAACCCTGCTCTACAAACTCTTCACCTCTGACTACATCCAGAGCCACTCCATCACAGGGCGCAGGGGCAACACCTTCCGGGAGGCAAAGCCCATGATGGATGAACGCTGCATCAAAATCATCAGGGTGCTGCTGAAGCAGAAGTTTGGGGATCACCTCAGTGACACCGTGATCACGGAGAAGATCCAGAACGTGCAGAAAGCCCTGAGGCAGAAGTTTAAGACAGAATGTCTCTGA
- the LOC125334998 gene encoding uncharacterized protein LOC125334998 isoform X4 has translation MPAVTFPYCSLCSRWAALMSAKLYVLISWPDGSRVINIENIKEPCKPFHLYTVGEQVLARCPGFSGLYWGVVEGISEHKDILEKKLLEDRHLLEKLNYVALPMKRKSDGILSPCQQHICLNSREEQKIDALQETDGFERVHKNFSSGEMERVEKMEQLERMVLDLQQDVLSLKKKVQRLESLSFQEEPHRQPCEVVELFNGYTKEQLKETIRFDQKISTACKTLLYKLFTSDYIQSHSITGRRGNTFREAKPMMDERCIKIIRVLLKQKFGDHLSDTVITEKIQNVQKALRQKFKTECL, from the exons ATGCCTGCGGTGACATTCCCAtactgctccctctgctccaggtgGGCAGCCCTGATGTCGGCCAAGCTCTACGTGCTCATCAGCTGGCCCGACGGCAGCCGGGTCATCAACATCGAGAACATCAAGGAGCCCTGCAAACCCTTCCACCTCTACACGGTGGGGGAGCAGGTCCTGGCCCGCTGCCCCGGCTTCAGTGGGCTGTACTGGGGTGTGGTGGAAGGCATAAGTG AGCATAAAGATATTTTGGagaagaagctgctggaagacCGACACCTCCTGGAGAAGTTAA ATTACGTTGCCCTTCCAATGAAGAGGAAGTCAGATGGCATCTTGTCCCCGTGCCAGCAGCACATCTGTCTGAACAG CCGTGAAGAGCAAAAGATTGATGCTTTGCAAGAGACGGATGGCTTCGAGAGGGTTCACAAAAATTTCAGTTCTGGTGAGATGGAAAG gGTGGAAAagatggagcagctggagaggatggTGTTGGACCTCCAACAGGATGTCCTCTCTCTGAAGaagaaagtgcagaggctggAATCCCTGTCCTTCCAGGAGGAGCCCCACCGGCAGCCGTGCGAGGTGGTGGAGCTCTTCAACGGCTACACCAAGGAGCAGCTCAAAGAGACCATCAGGTTTGACCAGAAAATCAGCACAGCCTGCAAAACCCTGCTCTACAAACTCTTCACCTCTGACTACATCCAGAGCCACTCCATCACAGGGCGCAGGGGCAACACCTTCCGGGAGGCAAAGCCCATGATGGATGAACGCTGCATCAAAATCATCAGGGTGCTGCTGAAGCAGAAGTTTGGGGATCACCTCAGTGACACCGTGATCACGGAGAAGATCCAGAACGTGCAGAAAGCCCTGAGGCAGAAGTTTAAGACAGAATGTCTCTGA
- the LOC125334998 gene encoding uncharacterized protein LOC125334998 isoform X3: protein MSAKLYVLISWPDGSRVINIENIKEPCKPFHLYTVGEQVLARCPGFSGLYWGVVEGISEHKDILEKKLLEDRHLLEKLKEEPAVHSMMAVPPKKSRKTFPKWTPGNAPRKYPSDRTYPSKPLLRVAEASLPHDAGSSSILRDRCVLGSVAGSSHSLAAPPHPASAFTPPSTFITMAMPGPGASQSEEDRAGPAARDYVALPMKRKSDGILSPCQQHICLNSREEQKIDALQETDGFERVHKNFSSGEMERVEKMEQLERMVLDLQQDVLSLKKKVQRLESLSFQEEPHRQPCEVVELFNGYTKEQLKETIRFDQKISTACKTLLYKLFTSDYIQSHSITGRRGNTFREAKPMMDERCIKIIRVLLKQKFGDHLSDTVITEKIQNVQKALRQKFKTECL from the exons ATGTCGGCCAAGCTCTACGTGCTCATCAGCTGGCCCGACGGCAGCCGGGTCATCAACATCGAGAACATCAAGGAGCCCTGCAAACCCTTCCACCTCTACACGGTGGGGGAGCAGGTCCTGGCCCGCTGCCCCGGCTTCAGTGGGCTGTACTGGGGTGTGGTGGAAGGCATAAGTG AGCATAAAGATATTTTGGagaagaagctgctggaagacCGACACCTCCTGGAGAAGTTAA AAGAAGAACCGGCCGTCCACAGCATGATGGCAGtcccaccaaaaaaatccaggaaaaccTTCCCAAAATGGACCCCGGGGAATGCACCCAGGAAATaccccagtgacaggacctatccctcaaagccactgctgaggGTGGCTGAGGCCAGCCTGCCTCATGACGCTGGCAGCTCCTCCATTCTCAGGGACAGGTGTGTCCTGGGAAGTGTGGCAGGAAGCTCCCACTCGCTGGCAGCTCCTCCCCACCCAGCCAGCGCCTTCACACCTCCATCCACCTTCATCACCATGGCCATGCCGGGGCCAGGGGCTTCCCAGAGTGAAGAGGACAGGGCTGGTCCAGCTGCCAGAG ATTACGTTGCCCTTCCAATGAAGAGGAAGTCAGATGGCATCTTGTCCCCGTGCCAGCAGCACATCTGTCTGAACAG CCGTGAAGAGCAAAAGATTGATGCTTTGCAAGAGACGGATGGCTTCGAGAGGGTTCACAAAAATTTCAGTTCTGGTGAGATGGAAAG gGTGGAAAagatggagcagctggagaggatggTGTTGGACCTCCAACAGGATGTCCTCTCTCTGAAGaagaaagtgcagaggctggAATCCCTGTCCTTCCAGGAGGAGCCCCACCGGCAGCCGTGCGAGGTGGTGGAGCTCTTCAACGGCTACACCAAGGAGCAGCTCAAAGAGACCATCAGGTTTGACCAGAAAATCAGCACAGCCTGCAAAACCCTGCTCTACAAACTCTTCACCTCTGACTACATCCAGAGCCACTCCATCACAGGGCGCAGGGGCAACACCTTCCGGGAGGCAAAGCCCATGATGGATGAACGCTGCATCAAAATCATCAGGGTGCTGCTGAAGCAGAAGTTTGGGGATCACCTCAGTGACACCGTGATCACGGAGAAGATCCAGAACGTGCAGAAAGCCCTGAGGCAGAAGTTTAAGACAGAATGTCTCTGA